Genomic DNA from Triplophysa rosa linkage group LG6, Trosa_1v2, whole genome shotgun sequence:
ACTGGAATAGTTAATGAGGACATTAATTTTGAGAGGAGAGCCGGGCCGACTGCAATTCCCCCAACACATCTACGTCCTGAGATAACACAAAACTGACTCTTGTGTTGACACTCTTGTAATTTGACAGATAGGGGCTCTGTTGCAAACCATAGTAAGCTGCATGCATGCAGCATGGTTAAGGCAATCCCACTTCTGAGGGTCCATTTCGGTTACGAAAGCAAAGCATCTCACTTGAGTTTAAAACAGAGCCACTGTCTCGGTTTTCACTTTGGAGCACCTTCGTACCTGATACCAGCCAGTTTTTTCCCTCTGAGCACAACTTCACGATTGTTCCTCTTCTAAATTTACAGGCATTACAGGGCATCCACAGGCACGGCAGTCGAACTGCGGAAAACCTGTGAGgattttatataacaaaatttGACCGAGTAACGCGCATACATGCGCCAGAATAAAGGAATTGTCAGGTGGagtttgttattttttgctACGATTCTGTATTaccaaaatgatgtttttactctATGAATTATTTACCTTGGAAAatgaattcatattttaatttccAGACTCTGGAAACGAATGAAGCTGTCACAGCACATTATCTATGACACCCCacactttatttctgtcctCCGGTGGCTAAAACGGCATATTTAGTCAGAATGAGGATGCACCACCTTGGGAAATGATCCAATTTAGTCAATTTAGagatttcttcattttattcagtCAAAACTAGCAGGATTTAGAGCAGTGGGTCTCAAGTTTACAGTATTGTGCAGTTTGTATGTTGGATCAGGTGTGTTAGAGACGGACAAAATGTGCAGAGCTGTGGGTCACCATGACTGGAGTTGAGAGACACTGATTTAGAATGAGCTGAAAGTTAGGTTATGGTTATGTATGAGCTGAAGGTTATGTTTCTTTTtgagacacaaacacaaagctAGGGATCAAAATGTACCTTAGCCACACTGAAAAAATAgctcaaataaaacattaatttatGCCATTTTTGACAGGAAAACTGTATTTTGGATTGttatcttaaaatatttagtCCCCATGTCTCCCTTGTATATtacatattatatttaaattaaatataagtaaatattatataaaattatatatatatacaggtatatactgtatatatatacacacacacatatatatatacagtatatatagtaaaagtaaaagagaaaattaccatgaaaaattatatagataatattatatataaaatttgTAAAATGTTCCCCTGTGGTAAAACTGTGGTTAAAGCAAGtcttaaagtaatataaaaataaatgacaaatggCCAAACTATCAGTTGCTTTGCAAAAAAGTAGAAATTGCTAAAAACAAGTTACCGGCCATCTGTCCTGTAGCCTAATTTTATTCGCTTGCCAAAGCGAATATTTACCCACATTTGCCACTTGGTGAGTGTTCATTTTTTACCCTGAATGACATGCCAAGCACTCCAGTATGTAGCAGcctcataaatcacattttatttCCCAGGTTGCCCctctttacataaaatataaggCATACTCAAGGCAACTATCACAACAAACTAGATTTTAAGAAGAGGTCAAACAAAGTCATCGTAACATCCAGAACAGTGAATCAGGTTAGTCTGAACATTAGGGAGGGTGTGCCAGTTAACGGTCAGTTGGGACTGTGTTAGGGGTTGGCATGCCATATATTGCGCAGAACATAGACGGTCCAGAGAGCTTGGCATGTCTGCTAATGAGACGTCTGCATAAatagaattaaaataaaaacagctttAGTCATCCTGCCAGCGTGCCTTCTCATAAAACAAGAAATCCTATAGCTCTCCCCATTCTTCAGCATTTATGTCACTTATCAAAAGCGGTTGGTCGTGTCACAATTGAGAGCACTGCACTTTTATttcactgtttatttaattatttatttatttgctatcCTAAGAGCAGACTCCCATGAAGAACCTCACAGATGTTTCTTGCAGCTGGTGCCCATTCATTTTTCTCGTCAAGCATGTGAATACGGATTACAGTATAATCACGGTCACATCAGCATCTCTGATATCCTATGACCAGCAACTAAGACGCCAGCATCATCTCCCACTAGTTTCAGTAGTTGGCATATTACTGAGAACCAGAATGACATCATATCGTTTCATCAGTTTGCTGAGGTCCATCCAAACTCGTGGTGTAGGCGCACCATCTGTCCGTCCTAACTAACATGTGCTTGCTTAAACTGGAAAAGGGCACATTACTTCTCACAGCAGAATTTGGTCTCCATTTTCTTTATGTAGGTCAGGGAGTCTGAATGTGGATAGTAGGAAATTTTATGGACTTTGGGGTCTGGGGGTTTCCTGCATGTCCAATTCATTTGCATGAGGAATGTGCCTGCATATATGGCAGGAGATTTTGGGGGGCAGGGGGGTTGCACGACCCAGGGCATACAGGGgtccaaatgtattttattaactGTAACAAGCTTTACAAGAGCCTCTTGCcagtataataaaaaaagatgatgTTTTATAGGAATACAGACTTCTGTGCTTCTTTTACTTCTTTCTTTCAACATCTCAATGaaataattgttaaaaatgctgaTTTTCAAGTGTTTTCAATGTGTAGTGATTTTCATGAAGACCATCGAAGTGGGTAAACTCAAGTTGAAATGTTAAGATATGCATGGAGTTTTCTGTCACTCCCACAAGATTTTTGAAGTACCCACCAAGCCATACTCTgtgatttatattaaataaccCTTCCCATCCCAGGAaaaaacaaaagacacaaaCCAATAGGCTGCTCCATGGCAGAGGCCTGCATATATTTGAGTGGAAACATTCACTATTGAGCTTCATAAAGATGGTGTTATGATGAGGTTTTGTGAGATTCATTTTTGTAAAGGGAGGGAGTAAAAAATATTATCCAGTGATAAAGCAAACAAACTTTTCGGGGGTTGAATAGTTTCTATTAAATGCTCTGTGCGGGTATATAACCCAACATGCTGCCTCTCCACATATACCCAAATTAGCCTATATTACACAGAGGAAAATACAAAGGggaaaaacaacctgaaagggTAAATTAAAAAtcccaaaaatatatttatatttatatatatatatatttacgaGGTATGTATCGACAAAAAAAACAGTCTTTTTTCTAACCTCTCCTTGTGtccaaattaaaataataataacaataattgttataataatATCATCAATAGTAAATCAGCAAACCAAAATAAGGAGACTGAGCTCCTATAAGCTTAGCACTGAGAGGTCAGTCAGCTTTCTCCTAAGGGAGTCCAAAGCGTCCAAGTCTCCAAACCACCAGGTGGCGCTGCAACACACTGAGGAAGTTTTCCTTCACGTTAagtccaaaacaaacaaacaaacaaacaaaaatagtcCCAAGAGATCAGCAGAAAACATTAAGCCAAAGTAGCTGAAAGCCCAAACGGTGCTGTGGCCCCTGGCAACCGAGTCTCTGATTTGAGTTGTTTGGGGAGTCTCCACAACAAAAGGTGTCTTGTGCAACGAAACAAAATGGGAAGAGcaaaaaagaaatgcaaatctAAAACAAAAGCACAGGAGATGCTCCTGGAGTTGTTAGGGCACGTCGCACCGTCCTCCGAGGTCATGCCAAGTACTGCTGCATTGCTGTTTTTGCCCTGAGAAAGAGAAGGTCGATGCGAATGATCACGTCACTGCTATGGTAAACCAAAAAACGAAAAGATGAATTTAAGTCTGCACTTCACCTGTCACAGAGGTTGGGATCTGACACCTGGGTGAGTTTGTGTAAGATATCAACAAAGCCCATCTCCCTCAGTTTGTCTTGTCTCTCCTGTGAGCCTAGAGCAAGCAGGAAAAGACAATCCTGTATTACTTATATCtgatacaaataaacaacacaaacaatgaataaaatcaCAGTGCATTTTGAACAGAATATACGTTGCCATTGAGCAAGTTTACTCCTCACCATCTTCCTCATTCCAGATGAGGTTGGAGATGCAGAAGGTGGCGGCCAACTGCAGCTTCACATTGGAGTGACCCTGAAACATAGACAACAGCAGAATTTCAAAAAATGCAGCATGCATCAATGCAAACAAGCatctggaaaatgaaaccagttGACTGTACCATATAATATTTGATTTTTTGGAGCATATCGTCATTAGTCATAATGAGTTCCTTGGCAGTGTTTCCATCAGCGATGTTGGCCAATATGCACAAAGTCTGCAAAAAGACGACACTTATTGATATCCTTTAAACGCTTAAACATGTTAGCATTCCACTGGCAGCGCAATGTCATCTCAttcaagtgtgtttgtgtatctaACCTGCTCTTTGACCTCTATGCTGTGTTCTCCCTCCAGGATAAGAGTGACCGCTTGCATTATCTGCTTTCCATGTGAGCTCATGATCTGGTCTATATGCTACGACAAACAAGAGAAAAttagcttgtgtgtgtgtgtgtgtgtgtgtgcgtgtgcgtgtgtttgtgtgtgtgacaggaAACTGATAAGGTTGTCATACTCTAGAAAAGAGAATACATTAGTCAGCTTTTGTCTTACTGGTCTGGTAGAGAGCAGGTTTCGAAGCAGCCCCAGTGTTTTCATGAGCACATTGGTATCAGGGTCAGATAAGAGTCTAAACAGCTGTTCTGTGCCCAGTGCGCGAACAATCTCCACCTTTACCTTCTGATCTGCCTGGAACGCCATGTTCTACACAAATACACATATTACACATCCTATTGACATACATGTTGAGCTATATGCATATGTGGAGGGTTTTCGCTATAGTTTTGGGATAGTAATAATACAATAtggtgaccctggaccacaaaaccagtcgtaAGGGtacatttttcgaaattgagattttatacatcatctgaaagctgaataaataggATTTGTTAggaaaggaaaatatttggtTGAGATGCAACTATTTGAAAACCTGGAATCCGAGGGTGCagaaaaaacaaaatactgagaaaatcacctttgaagTTGTCCATCATAGGCGCtttagcaggccgttgctaagtagaatcaggtttgttttaacgctctctattggcttaccactgtaatgaagttgtggagagtagatcaacccgaaagctgaaattctaagctttacatagataccaaacttaaGTGGGTAATTCTTAAAGAGCTGGCAGCAGCGAgatatgtttgtatgtgtttccagccatttttcactcacaaaaatatagttttgatatatttacggtaggaaatatcttcatggaacatgatctttacttaatatcctaatgatttttggcataaaagagaAATCTAtaacccatacaatgtattgttgccTATTTCTACAAATATACACACGTTACTTATGACtgcttttgtggtccagggtctgGATTAAGTGTGAACAGCCCTGAATTGGTCTCTTACCATGAGAGCCCAGATGCCATTGACCCTCAGCGCTGGACTGTCACTTTGTGTGAGGCTGCATAGTAACTCAATGACCCCAGACTCTAAGATAGGCTgtgtacaaacacaaaaaaacatgtctaaacacacacactcactttacagaacaaagcaatgatctcttatatatGATAAATCTCTTCAGAAGATtcattttaatgatgacaaGTTCAATACAAAAGAACTGTTTTAATACGGTACGTTAATGTACAGAATAAAAGATTTAGGTCTTTACAAACCAGatttatgtttaacatttatGTCTGGAGCTCAAACAGTAAGGAGATGTTTTCATACTGATGAGCAAAAACAAGTGTCAAGCCTTTCTTCAAATCCCACACTACATGTACAATGCTTGCCTGAACAAACaacattaataaaatgtttagctCCTAAAATTGTGTGTATTTCGTTGTATTTACCTCTTTGCTGGGGGAAAACTCCAGAAGTAAGTTGCATAGTGTTGAAGAGGCCATCACCAGCACCTCATCTGGTGCGTTCTGTAATAACTgcccacaaaaacaaacatgcattcaGACAGGTTTCACTTAAAgctccagtgtatgaaatttagcggcatctggtggtgaggttgtgaattgcaaccaacgcctcactccacccctccttttgaagcactacggtggctgacaaagaactaagatgtcgtcacggtttcgcttctttgctggagtagataacgtatttacaaaatgcgctctctagagcagtttgtctgtttagggctactgtagaaacaacatggtgaattccatgtaaaggGCCCCCGgagtgtgtagatagaaatagctcatttaaGGGTAATCAAAACACaactcttcattatgtaaggtctttatacacctctgaacacatagttatgtatgcatttctgtcaatagatcctccaaaaaatgacacattggacctttaacgtTCAGTTTCATGTAATTCAATGTCATGTGAATACGTACCTTCATTAGCGGTTTCCATACTGCGTGATCGTGGAAACTCGTTCTTAGCTGTTGTACGGATCGCGATAAACTGTGCAAGCATCTAGAGGAGAtttgaagaaataaaataaaaaaggtttttgtTTGCATCCTTTAAAGTCTTTCAGCAACCAACTTCTGGTGCCCTttcaacaaacacattttacatttacaagtcGCTTTTCGACATTTTTGACAGACAGTAATGAACTGTGAAGATGAAACTGTGCATCGTACCTGACTGCTGCTAACCGTACTTTGATACTGGATTCTGATAGGCCGCTAACAATCCTGTCCATCATGTTCTCCGTCTCTGTGATCTTTATTGGAAAATGATATGTGGGGTCACAGACATCAACCTTCATGCTGCATTTCTAGGCCATATGATTAAACCCTTAAGCCTCCACGTGAGTGTTAATACTCAGATCTCTAGAACAGCCTACAAGTGCAGATGATGTCTCACTTTTTTCCTGATGTCCTCGTCGTTGGACCCCAGCGAGGCGTAGAGTTTGAACGCTGCCTGTCTGAGCTCATGTGCATGTTTCAGGTCATGATCCAACTACAGGAAGAACGACTGACAGTTAAACTAGCCTAAACAATATCATAGGAATTGCATAAGATAATTTCTGTTTAAACCTGGTTTTCATGTTTAAAGGACTCATCGGAtaagcactttcaacaagttggtatgatttattagggtcttcatgaaatgtctgtaacatatttaaacaaaaccccttttgcctcgtcaaaaacagctatgctcacatcAACCTGTTTTGGtgtatgtctctttaaatgataatgagttactgcGTACCCCACCCTACTCCCCTTCCGTCCGGAGTAGTAGTGCCACGGCAAtcgtttagctaaatgatatttcctgaactcctccgtGGTTAGTtccattttaaacgtctcaaatcattcgtcctgagactaaaaaatctgtcacagaaaACAGCGCATCCTAGTAATGACCTcgcgttgtgcgtgtatgcttgcctaaaatccacggaatttAAGCGCTTGTGATTAACAAgttatacacacacaacgtaagagcataactagtatgctctgtttgctgtgaaagatttttttagcctaaggacgaatgatttcagatgtttaaaacgaaactaaccgcagtgttcgcccctgttcattagcaaaacaataatgtcagcttgccgcagctgaacatattaacgcacataatgtattaacatacatacagctaaactccaagtgcccatttgtcaaataacatataaatatagagtaagtttaacactggctttgaatgttctatttagcccgtgactgatcgtatgctaacgttatcctcctatatatacggtacacttacgtcaattcagactgttgataaatatgacttacatcggcagctttgtctcgttcaggtggtctcgatccctcttgaggaacaactttgaagctaatcctgcttgtactgtcccaggttgataaagcactctggcttgaagtgattcgcacaaacaagcaggtttttatttatggtttctgagggatttccactaaaaataaaataaatgttgtcGTCTCCTACTAGGTTGGGACTCTAAACAAAGACTTGTGTTCGTCTGTGCAGCAGTAACGTTACCctgctgtcgcttgtgaaaacaacaatggcggcagcgccgtgggtggaactGGGTAGactaaggggcggtaacattataataatccctctacgtcacaacaggagcgaaatctgaacggctcgatttctcacatgcctgcagggaaaggcacaccaaaacaaacttactgggttcttgttttttaaaattTTCTGCATCTACGCACCAGGGACCCGATTATAACACTTAAACGCGGAAAAAGTAAGATTTTCATCCGATGAGCCCTTTAAGTCAGACTAAAAAAGATATTAGTGTAAAtagaatgtgtgtgtatataaagTGTCATGTCACCCTTTTAAAATCATTGATGGCGCTGACAGAGCTGGGGTATTTGAAGTAATCGGCCAGCATGGATACAAGATGGTCAGTGACACTGGCGATCCGCTGCAGTTCTATGTCCGGCTCCATCAGGTAGGCCAGCGTCTCCGCCCCCTCCACCCGCTCCTCTAGTAACCGTTCTTTACTGCACATCCGCACCAGACACGGCAGAGTCTGTCCATATAAACACAGATGGAATCATGTAGTATGCATGCATTACAGCACAGGATTCTGATTTGAATCAGATGGATGTAATTTGTTACCTTTAGTACAATACAGTTGTCATCTGTCCTGATGGCTCCTGCTCGACACATGTATGTTAaactgagagaaagagaaaggttAGAACGGGAATAAGTAGAAGTATATTTGTACATATGTGAGATTTACTCACCATTTGGCAGCTGTAAGTTGCATTTCTATGGGTTTGTCCCTTTGCATCATTCTGACAAAAACCTGAGAGAGCTGCTCTCCATCTACTAGCACTaagaaagacagaaacaaaTTAATATTTCATCTCAGTATATTTTAGGAAGAGGACAAAAGCATATGACAATAAAAGCATGAAGAGGGACACACTTACCATTCACCAGTGTCATGGACACCTGAGTGTTCTCATAGGCCAAGACTGAGAAACACTTTAACGCCTGCATTCGTACCTACAGTGAGAGTTCACAAAACACTCTCTCAGAATATACACAACATGCACATCACAATTAAAGTAGTAATAACCTAAAAGTAGTATTAGGAAACTAAACTGTATCCTTAAGCTAGACATACGTAAGTGgctcaagtttatttttaaaggggtcatatggcggaagtacgtgtttttctgtgtttttggtgtgttataagttgcccatgcatgtattagacacgtaaaattgcacaaataaaagtgtgggaacaaaatatgcattctatctacagtgagggaaataagtatttgatcccctgctgattttgtaagtttgcctacttacaaacaaatgaagggtctataatttttatggtgggtttattttaactgatagacacagaatatttaaaaaaatcagggggaaaaaatgttatataaaggttataaattgatttgcatttcagtcagtgaaataagtatttgatcccctaccaactagcaagaattctggctccacagattgattatgtgcctatatggaccacagattagtcctgtcactttaagaaagtactcctaaatcagcttgttatgtatataaaagatgcctgccaacagaatctgtatcttccagttcaacctctccaacaccatggtccagaccaaataggttttaaaggatgtcagcgacaagattggagacctgcacaaaccttgaataggctacagacagaagcttggtgagaaggagacaactgttggtgtgattatttggaaatagaagatatacaaaataactatcaaatgcccttgttctggagctccctgcaatatttccccaatggggtaaagatgatcatgagaaatgttaaagatcagcccagaactacacggaagaagcctgttaatgatttcaagacagttgggaacacagttagcaagcaaaacattggtaacacattggtaacacgctatgccacagtagactgaaatcctgaagcacccgcaaggtcctcctgcccaagaaggcccgcctggctcgtcttaagtttgacaatgaacataaaaatgattcagaaaaggctttggcgaaagtgctggcactgctgtgagaccaaaatggactcctgtgtttggagggagagaaatgctgactatgagcccaagaacatcatgtctacagagaagcacagtgttggaaacattctgctttagggctttttctctgctacaggtatacaggatgacttcaccgcattgaggggctgagggacgggcccatgtaccgtaaaatcttggacgagaacctcctccccttaactaggtcactgaagatgggtcatggatgagcctttaacatgacaaagacgcaaaacatattgccaagacaaccaaatagtggcttaaggagaagcacattaaatgtcctagccagtctctagaccctagtcctatagaacctctgtgaaggaggctaaaactccaatttgctgagcgacagccaagaaaccttaaag
This window encodes:
- the armc8 gene encoding armadillo repeat-containing protein 8 isoform X2, encoding MMACLLEAPLRISVLSEVTATSRHYVDRLFDPDPQNVLQGVIDMKNAVIGNNKQKANLIVLGAVPRLLYLLQQSSSSLELRTECAVVLGSLAMGTENNIKSLVDCHIIPALLQGLLCSELIFIEACLRCLRTVFISPVTPVQLLYTDLTVIPHLMSLLSRSQHTQEYITQIFAHCCKTPEHQTVLFNHAAIQNIAPLLISPSYKVRMQALKCFSVLAYENTQVSMTLVNVLVDGEQLSQVFVRMMQRDKPIEMQLTAAKCLTYMCRAGAIRTDDNCIVLKTLPCLVRMCSKERLLEERVEGAETLAYLMEPDIELQRIASVTDHLVSMLADYFKYPSSVSAINDFKRLDHDLKHAHELRQAAFKLYASLGSNDEDIRKKITETENMMDRIVSGLSESSIKVRLAAVRCLHSLSRSVQQLRTSFHDHAVWKPLMKLLQNAPDEVLVMASSTLCNLLLEFSPSKEPILESGVIELLCSLTQSDSPALRVNGIWALMNMAFQADQKVKVEIVRALGTEQLFRLLSDPDTNVLMKTLGLLRNLLSTRPHIDQIMSSHGKQIMQAVTLILEGEHSIEVKEQTLCILANIADGNTAKELIMTNDDMLQKIKYYMGHSNVKLQLAATFCISNLIWNEEDGSQERQDKLREMGFVDILHKLTQVSDPNLCDRAKTAMQQYLA
- the armc8 gene encoding armadillo repeat-containing protein 8 isoform X1, encoding MPIFEINEHVKSTSCKFGKSWEDLSYQVVGRNKINEVTATSRHYVDRLFDPDPQNVLQGVIDMKNAVIGNNKQKANLIVLGAVPRLLYLLQQSSSSLELRTECAVVLGSLAMGTENNIKSLVDCHIIPALLQGLLCSELIFIEACLRCLRTVFISPVTPVQLLYTDLTVIPHLMSLLSRSQHTQEYITQIFAHCCKTPEHQTVLFNHAAIQNIAPLLISPSYKVRMQALKCFSVLAYENTQVSMTLVNVLVDGEQLSQVFVRMMQRDKPIEMQLTAAKCLTYMCRAGAIRTDDNCIVLKTLPCLVRMCSKERLLEERVEGAETLAYLMEPDIELQRIASVTDHLVSMLADYFKYPSSVSAINDFKRLDHDLKHAHELRQAAFKLYASLGSNDEDIRKKITETENMMDRIVSGLSESSIKVRLAAVRCLHSLSRSVQQLRTSFHDHAVWKPLMKLLQNAPDEVLVMASSTLCNLLLEFSPSKEPILESGVIELLCSLTQSDSPALRVNGIWALMNMAFQADQKVKVEIVRALGTEQLFRLLSDPDTNVLMKTLGLLRNLLSTRPHIDQIMSSHGKQIMQAVTLILEGEHSIEVKEQTLCILANIADGNTAKELIMTNDDMLQKIKYYMGHSNVKLQLAATFCISNLIWNEEDGSQERQDKLREMGFVDILHKLTQVSDPNLCDRAKTAMQQYLA